The DNA segment AACCGGTCGGCCCGGTCCAGGACAACTCGGCGCGATAGGTCGCGCGCTCCACCGGTTGGGCGATCCAGTCCAGTGAAACGGGCATGCCAAGGAGGCCTCCGACTGCCCACTCGATGTGGGGACACAGCGCCGAAGGCGTTGAGTGGATGTAGAGCACTCCACGGGTGTCGTTCACGGTTCCTCCTGCGGGCTTGAGGTGTGCCTTCCCCAGCAGCCTGAAGTCTCCGCACGGATGAACCGGTTCCCATTGTGCAGCATCGCGGCTGCACACACCAGACAGTTGCTCAGCCGTAGTCGCGGGCGCCGAAGATCGCCGTCCCGATCCGGATCACCGTCGCCCCGTGAGCGATCGCCGCGGCCCAGTCCCCCGACATCCCCATCGACAGTTCGTCGAACGACCCCGGGGCGCCGAGGTCGCGCAACTGCGACTGCAGCCGCTGCATGATCGCGAAGCTCGCGTCGATGCGTACCCGGTCGTCGGTGTTCGCCCCGATGGTCATCAGACCGACTACGTTCAAGGAGTCGAACGGCGCCAGCGAGCCGACGAAGGGGGCGACCTCGGCCGGCGGCAGCCCGAACTTCGACTCCTCGCCGGAGGCGTTGACCTGGACGAACACATCGAGTCCTCGGCCCAGCGCCTGCAACCGCCGGTCCAGGGTCTCGGCCAGCCTGAGCGAGTCCAGGGCATGGAACTCCGCGGCATGTTCGGCAACGATCCTGGCCTTGTTCGTCTGCAGGTGGCCGATCGCGGCCCATCGCAGCCCGTCCAGATCGGCCAGTTCCCCGGCCTTGGCAGCCAGTTCCTGCGGCTTGTTCTCCCCGAAGGTCCGTTCCCCGGCGGCATGGGCGGCGCGGATGGCCGCTGCCGGATGGGTCTTCGAGACCGGCAGCAGGCGTACCGTCGACGGATCCCGGCCGACGCCGGTGCAGGCCTCGTCGATCTGCGCCCGCACCGTCCGCAACCGGTCGGCGATGTCACTCATGGCCAGCTCATCCTCTCGCACTCACACACAACGGAATCGCACACACCGAATCACACACACCGAATCACACACAACGGATCTGCCCGCAGGCTAGGGCCAGCGGGCGGCCAGCGACACCACGCCCACCGCCGACAACAGCGCCAGGAGCAACCCGATCCCGGCATAGCGGTTGGTCACCTCGACATCGACCAGCTCGTACCCCACCGAGGAGGAGATGTTCTCGTACACCTCCGACAGCTGCTCGGCCGAGGCCGCGCGGTAGGCGTTGCCGCCGGTGATCTCGGCGATGGTCTCCAACTCGTCGTAGGCCACCGGTACGTGCTCGCGGCGGCCCTCGATCTCGACGTAACCCTCCTCGGTGCCGTAGGCGATCGTGTACACCGGCACACCTCGGTCCTTCGCCGACTGGGCGGCCGCGGCCGAGGGTGTGCCCACCGTGGTGGAGCCGTCGGAGAGCAGGACGATCCGGGCGGGCAACTCCTCGTTCGGGTCGTCCCCCGCCGGCACCTGCAGCAGCGCATCCAGGGAGGACAGGATGCCGTCGCCGATCGCGGTCGCCGGCATCAGCGTCAGGTTGTCCACCGCGGCCAGGGCCTGGCCCCGGTCCGGGGTCGGGGGTACGAGGATCTGCGCGGTGCCGCCGAAGGCGACCACCCCGACGTTGTAGCCCTCGGGCAGGGAGTTGATGAAGTCCGTCGCCCCCGCCTGGGCCGCGGCCAGCCGGTTCGGCTGGACGTCATCGGCCTCCATCGACAGCGAGATGTCGATCGCCACCACGATCGTGGCGCGTTCCCGGGGCACCTCCACCTCCTGCTTCGGCCGGGCATAGGCGACGATCAGCGCGGTCAGACTGGCCAGGGCGAGGATCACGGCCAGATGCCGTTTCCAGTTCGACTCCCGCTGCACCATCTGCTGCACGGCCTGCCAGGACGACGCGGAGTCGTTGCGCAGCCGGTTCAACACGACGTAGAGGACGGCCAGGCCGGGGATCAGCAGCAGCCACCACAGCCGTTCGGGGTTGAGGAACTCGATCCAGTCGGTCATGAGGGCCACCTCGCGCTCAACGAGATCGTGCTCAAGGCGGCGAGCAGGGCGAACACCGCGGCGTACATCGCGTACCGCGCCGTCACATCCCGCTGGACCAGCTCGTAACCGATCTCGGTGCTGAGTTGTTCGTAGACATCGGCGAGCTGCTCGGCCGATCCGGCCTCCAACGCCTCGCCACCGGTCGCCTCGGCGACCTCGCGCAGCTCGGCATCCTCGACCGGTACGGGTTCGCGCTGCCCGTCGAGTTCGACGTAACCGTTGGCGGTGCCGTAGGCGATCGTGTAGATCGGCACCTCATCGGCCTTCGCCTGCTGGGCCGCCTGGATGCCCGGGCGCCCTTCGGTGGAGCCGCCGTCGCTGAGGATCACGATCGCCCCCGGAGGCGGTTCGCCGTTGTCGGCTGCCGGTGCCTGGCCGAGCGCGTTCAGGGCGACGATGATCGACTCGCCCAGGGCGGTGGCATCGCGCAGTTCCAGCCGGTCGATCGCATTGTTCACCGAGGCGTGGTTCGTGGTCGGCGGTACGACCACACTGGGGTTGCCCGACAGGGTCACCAGGGACACGTTGTAGGTCTCGGGGATGGTGCCGACGAAGTCGATCGCGGCCGTCTTCGCGGCATCGATCCGGCTCGGTTCGACATCGGTCGCGGCCATCGACTGGGAGACGTCGAGGACGACCACCACGGTCGCCCGCTCCACCCGTTCGCGGTCCAGGCCGATCGGTTTGGCCCAGGCGACCGCCATCAGGACCAGGCTCAACAACGCCATCGCGACGGCCAGGTGCCGTCGCCACCGCGAGGCGCCGGGCATCGCGATCTGCAGCAGCGCGGTGTTGGAGAACCGCATGCCCTTACGGTTGCGGCGCCTCGACAACAAGATGTAGGCGCCGGCGAGCAGCGGGATCACCAGCAGCACCAGCAGCCGCTGGGGGAACTCCAGGCTCTCGGGGATGATGCTCTGCCACAGGTTCATCGCGCCACCCCGCGCGGTGGTGCGTGCAGCATGCTGGCGACCTTGCGGTAGGAGAGGACGAAGCGGGAGATGTCGGCCACCCAGTCCGAATCGGTCCGCAGCTGGATGTGCCCGGCGCCGGCGCGACGCAGCGCCACCCGGATCCGTTCGCGCTGGGCGCGGGCGACGGCGTTCACCCGTGCGCGGGCCGCGGCATCGGAGGTGTTCACATAGCGTTCGAAGGCGGTCTCAGGGTCCCGGATGAGGACCTCGCCGACATTCGGGAATTCCAGCTCGCGGGGGTCGACCACCTCGATCGCCAGCACCTGCTGGTGGGTCGCCATCGTCCGCAGCGGACGCTCCCACTCCGGGGGTACGTCGGCACTGAGCTCGGTGTCGCCGGCGGTCTGGAAGTCGGAGACGATCACCCGTACCCCGCGTCGCCGCTCGGTCCGGTTCAGGTTCTCGATCGCCTCGGCCAGGCTGGTCCGAGCCGGTGTCCGGTCGGGCACGATCGGGTCGGTCAGCATCCGCCGGAGCAGGCCGTAGAGCGCGGTCCGCCCGGCCCGCGCGGGCAGCCGTCGAAGACCGTCGGGGCGCAGGATGACCCCGCCGAACCGGTCCCCCACCCGCTGGCCGAGGAACCCGATGGTGGCGATCGCGGCGATCCCCAGGTCACGTTTGGTGACCCCGGCGGTGCCCCAGTTCATCTTCGGGAAGGCATCCAGCAGCGCCCAGATCTCCAGTTCCCGGTCGGCGATCGTGTCCCGCACATGCGGGTTGGTGGTACGCGCGGTGACCGCCCAGTCCATCCGCCGGACATCGTCCTGCCCGGGCTGGTAGACCCGGGCGTCGTTGTTCTCCGAACCGGCCCCGGGCAGCAGGCCCAGGTGGTCACCGTGCAGGAATCCGTCCAGACGCCGGGCGATGGTCAGTTCCAGACGCCGCAGCGCCGCCTCGGGTGAGAGCTGGCTGAGCGGGATCGTGGCAGCCCTGGGTACCTCGACGACCGAACGGAGCGCAGCCGTCGGGTCCCGCTGGTCGCGGGGTGCCATCGATCAGCTCCGGGGGAACTGGCCGGGACCGGGTTGTCCGGGGGCCGGGTAGCCGGCCGGGGGCGGGAAGTTCGGCGGCTGCTGCCCGGACTGCTGCTGCGGTGCCTGGTGGGCGTGCGGTTGCGGCGCCTGCGGCGCGGGCTGCTGCGGTGCCTGCTCACCCTGCCAGACCGGGGTCGGCGCCGGCACCATCGCCAGGACCCGCTCCACCACCTGGGTGGGCTCGATGTTGTCGGCGACGGCGTCGAAACCGAGCACCAGCCGGTGCGCCATCACGTCCTTGGCGACGGCCTGCACATCGGTCGGCAGGACGTAGTCGCGGCCGTGGATCAGCGCCAGGGCACGGGAGGCAGCGACCAACCCGAGGGTGGCCCGGGGGCTGCAGCCGATCTGGATCACCGACTCCAGGTCGGGCATGTCGAACTCGGCGGGGGTACGGGTGGCCAGCACCAGGCGCACGATGTACTCGGCGACCAGATTGTGCACGTACACATCCGAGGCCATGGTCTGCAGTTGCCGGACCATCGCCGGGTTCAGCACATTCGTCGCCTCCGGCGGGCTGACGCTCATCCGGCGGAGGATCTCGAACTCCTCGTTGCCGCGCGGGTACGGTACGTCGACCTTCAGCAGGAACCGGTCGCGCTGGGCCTCGGGCAGCGGGTAGACACCTTCGGACTCGACCGGGTTCTGGGTGGCGATGACGATGAACGGATCCGGGGTCTTGTGCGTCTGGCCGCCGAGCGAGACCTGCTTCTCCGCCATCAGCTCCAGCATCGCCGACTGCACCTTGGCCGGTGCCCGGTTGATCTCGTCGGCCAGCACGAAGTTCACGAAGATGGGGCCGAGCTCGACCTGGAAGGACTCCGACTTCGCCGAGTAGATCCGCGTACCGACGATGTCGGAGGGCACCAGGTCGGGGGTGAACTGGATCCGGGCGAAACTGCCCCCGACGACGGTGGCGAAGCTGCGTACCGCCAGGGTCTTGGCCACACCCGGTACGCCCTCGAGCAGACAGTGGCCCTTGGCCAGCAACGCCACCATCAGCTGTTCGACCATGTGCTCCTGGCCGACGATGACCTGCTGCACCTGCTGGATCGACCTGCCGAGCAGTTCGGCCGCCTCGGCAGTCGTCAGGTCGTCGCTGCGCGCCTGGTCGGGCTGGGTTGCACTGCTCACTAACACTCCTGTGCCTGGTCGGATCCGATCACTCGGATGGTCACTGGTTCAGTCGGGTCACCGGCGGTCGCGCGGCGCCCCGCACACGATACCCGCCACCCGGTCAGTGAACCCGCCGACGGCTGAGCTGGCGCTGTGTCTGTGGTGTGAATCATCGCGATATCCCCGCCTGGACCGCTTCGGCACGGTGCGGGGAGGCGGTCCGCCCCGAACTCGTGGTGGAATGTCCCTGATGTCTGGACCCGAACTGTTCCCACTGGCTGCCAGTGACCCGCCGCGGATCGGCGGCTACTGGCTCGACGCCAGGGTCGCGGCCCGTGAGTCCGGCGTCGGTTTCCTGGCCCACAGCACGGTTCCCCGCGAGGACGGCCGCTCCGATGTGATCCTGGTCCAGCTGAACGAGGGCGCCTCCCGCGATGCAGCGGCCCGGGACCGGTTCGCCGGCCTGGTGAACGCTCAGCCGATCGACGACGTGATCGCCCGCGGCGGACAGGGCCAGGACGCTGGCAGGTTGGCCCGCAAATTCGTCGAGGAGTCCGCCGACACCCCGGCCGGGGCGACCCCGTTGCCCGCAGCCCCGTGGGTGGCGCTGGCCGCCGACGGCACCGATCGCCCCGCCGTCTTCGCCGATGAGCTGCTGCGGGAGGTCCAACTGGCCGACGTCGCCCCGCAGGGGTCACCGAGTGGGCCCGATTACGAACTGCCGTGGATCCGACGGGTGGCGCCGGGGTTGACTCGAATCTGGCCGCTGCCGTGGCCGGGAAGGTTCGATCGTGCCGGTTGGGGGACGATCCTGGTCAGTTGGCTGTTGACCTTGTTGATCGCCGCACTGGGGGTGTTCATCGCCACGTTGATCTTCCGCAACGAACCGCCGCAGCAACCTCCGCCGCCGATTCCCACCTCCGGGTCGGGTGAACCGCAGTCGGGCAGCCCGGAGTCGGCCGATCCGAGCGATTCCAGCGCCAGTCCCAGTGAGGATCCGAGCTCGTCCGGTGAGCCCAGTGAGGAGCCCTCGGAATCGGGTTCGGCTTCGCCGACGCCGGGTGAGGAGAGCAGCCAGCCCGGCGGTCCGACCACGAGATCGCGGTTGTGAGCACTGTGGGCGGTGGTCAGGTGCCACGATTGATCGCCAGTGACCTGGACGGGACGTTCCTCTCCCCCGACGGCAGCATCTCGGAGGTGAACGCCCGCGCGGTGGAGCTCGCGCGGGCGGCGGGGATCCACTTCGTCTTCGCCACCGGTCGGCCGCCGCGCTGGCTGGATGTGCTGAACACCCTGCCGGCCGACGAACGCCGGGTGATCTGTTCCAACGGTGCGCTGGTCTTCGACCTGAGCAGCCAGGAGTTCCTGATCTCCCACCCGATCCCGGTCGACGAACTGCAGCGCACGATCGCCGTGATCCGGGAGCTGGCCCCGCAGGTGGCCTTCGCCGTGGAGCAGGGGTTCTCGGTCGGGGTGGAGGACCATTTCATCCGGGACCTGCGGGCAGCCGAACGGATCCGCCGGGTCACCGTCGCGCCGGCCGAACGGTTGATCGAGTCGGGGCCGGTGCTGAAGTTGCTGGCCCAGCATCCGACGATCACCTCCGATGAGTTCCACACCCTGGTCGAGGGGGCGTTGGCCGAGCTGGTGACCGTCACCCATTCCTCCTTCGGCCGGCGTGGACTGTTGGAGATCAGCGCCCTCGGCGTCAGCAAGGCCAGCACCCTGGCCGAGTACAGCCGCCGGCTGGGTATCGCACCGGCCGAGGTGGCCGCCTTCGGCGACATGCCGAACGATGCGCAGATGCTGGCCTGGGCCGGGCACCCCCATGTGATGGAGCATGCCCACCACAGCCTGGAGACGCTGGACGCCACCCGGATCGGCAGCAATGCCGACTCCGCGGTCGGCCGGGCGATCCTGGCCTGGCTGGGTGAGCGGTGAGCGAACGCGGGAAACGGCTGGCCATGGCCATCCTCTGGTGGTTGCCACCGGCGGTGGTGGCCTGTCTGGTCGGCGCGGTGGGGTTGCAGATCGGTTCGATCATCCCGTGGGATCCGTTCGCCCTCGATCTCGGCATCTACCGGCGGGCGGGTGTGGATCTGCTCGCGGGACGCGACTTCTACCTGACTCCGCAGGAGAGCTGGCCGTTCATCTATCCGCCCTTCGCCGCACTGCTGGCCGTACCCCTGGCGTGGATGAGCTGGACGGTGACGACGATCGTCTGGCCGGCGTTGAATGCGGCGCTGCTGATGGCGATCGGATACCGATTCGGGATCAAGGGCTGGCGGTTGTGCCTGTTGATCACCCTTGCGGTGGTGGTCGTGGAACCGATCCGGATCACTTTGGCGTTCGGCCAGATCAACATCGTGCTGATGGCTCTGGTGGTGCTGGATTCGTTGCCGGGCAAACGTTTGCTGGGTGAGCGTCGCTGGCTGCCGGAGGGATGGCTGACCGGCCTGGCGGCGGCGATCAAGCTGACACCGGGGATCTTCGCGGTCTACCAGCTCGGTGTCCGGCGCTGGCGGGTCGCGGCGGTCACGGTGGG comes from the Naumannella halotolerans genome and includes:
- a CDS encoding YggS family pyridoxal phosphate-dependent enzyme, with protein sequence MSDIADRLRTVRAQIDEACTGVGRDPSTVRLLPVSKTHPAAAIRAAHAAGERTFGENKPQELAAKAGELADLDGLRWAAIGHLQTNKARIVAEHAAEFHALDSLRLAETLDRRLQALGRGLDVFVQVNASGEESKFGLPPAEVAPFVGSLAPFDSLNVVGLMTIGANTDDRVRIDASFAIMQRLQSQLRDLGAPGSFDELSMGMSGDWAAAIAHGATVIRIGTAIFGARDYG
- a CDS encoding VWA domain-containing protein, yielding MTDWIEFLNPERLWWLLLIPGLAVLYVVLNRLRNDSASSWQAVQQMVQRESNWKRHLAVILALASLTALIVAYARPKQEVEVPRERATIVVAIDISLSMEADDVQPNRLAAAQAGATDFINSLPEGYNVGVVAFGGTAQILVPPTPDRGQALAAVDNLTLMPATAIGDGILSSLDALLQVPAGDDPNEELPARIVLLSDGSTTVGTPSAAAAQSAKDRGVPVYTIAYGTEEGYVEIEGRREHVPVAYDELETIAEITGGNAYRAASAEQLSEVYENISSSVGYELVDVEVTNRYAGIGLLLALLSAVGVVSLAARWP
- a CDS encoding VWA domain-containing protein — protein: MNLWQSIIPESLEFPQRLLVLLVIPLLAGAYILLSRRRNRKGMRFSNTALLQIAMPGASRWRRHLAVAMALLSLVLMAVAWAKPIGLDRERVERATVVVVLDVSQSMAATDVEPSRIDAAKTAAIDFVGTIPETYNVSLVTLSGNPSVVVPPTTNHASVNNAIDRLELRDATALGESIIVALNALGQAPAADNGEPPPGAIVILSDGGSTEGRPGIQAAQQAKADEVPIYTIAYGTANGYVELDGQREPVPVEDAELREVAEATGGEALEAGSAEQLADVYEQLSTEIGYELVQRDVTARYAMYAAVFALLAALSTISLSARWPS
- a CDS encoding DUF58 domain-containing protein; protein product: MAPRDQRDPTAALRSVVEVPRAATIPLSQLSPEAALRRLELTIARRLDGFLHGDHLGLLPGAGSENNDARVYQPGQDDVRRMDWAVTARTTNPHVRDTIADRELEIWALLDAFPKMNWGTAGVTKRDLGIAAIATIGFLGQRVGDRFGGVILRPDGLRRLPARAGRTALYGLLRRMLTDPIVPDRTPARTSLAEAIENLNRTERRRGVRVIVSDFQTAGDTELSADVPPEWERPLRTMATHQQVLAIEVVDPRELEFPNVGEVLIRDPETAFERYVNTSDAAARARVNAVARAQRERIRVALRRAGAGHIQLRTDSDWVADISRFVLSYRKVASMLHAPPRGVAR
- a CDS encoding AAA family ATPase, which translates into the protein MLVSSATQPDQARSDDLTTAEAAELLGRSIQQVQQVIVGQEHMVEQLMVALLAKGHCLLEGVPGVAKTLAVRSFATVVGGSFARIQFTPDLVPSDIVGTRIYSAKSESFQVELGPIFVNFVLADEINRAPAKVQSAMLELMAEKQVSLGGQTHKTPDPFIVIATQNPVESEGVYPLPEAQRDRFLLKVDVPYPRGNEEFEILRRMSVSPPEATNVLNPAMVRQLQTMASDVYVHNLVAEYIVRLVLATRTPAEFDMPDLESVIQIGCSPRATLGLVAASRALALIHGRDYVLPTDVQAVAKDVMAHRLVLGFDAVADNIEPTQVVERVLAMVPAPTPVWQGEQAPQQPAPQAPQPHAHQAPQQQSGQQPPNFPPPAGYPAPGQPGPGQFPRS
- a CDS encoding HAD family hydrolase; protein product: MSTVGGGQVPRLIASDLDGTFLSPDGSISEVNARAVELARAAGIHFVFATGRPPRWLDVLNTLPADERRVICSNGALVFDLSSQEFLISHPIPVDELQRTIAVIRELAPQVAFAVEQGFSVGVEDHFIRDLRAAERIRRVTVAPAERLIESGPVLKLLAQHPTITSDEFHTLVEGALAELVTVTHSSFGRRGLLEISALGVSKASTLAEYSRRLGIAPAEVAAFGDMPNDAQMLAWAGHPHVMEHAHHSLETLDATRIGSNADSAVGRAILAWLGER
- a CDS encoding glycosyltransferase 87 family protein; translated protein: MSERGKRLAMAILWWLPPAVVACLVGAVGLQIGSIIPWDPFALDLGIYRRAGVDLLAGRDFYLTPQESWPFIYPPFAALLAVPLAWMSWTVTTIVWPALNAALLMAIGYRFGIKGWRLCLLITLAVVVVEPIRITLAFGQINIVLMALVVLDSLPGKRLLGERRWLPEGWLTGLAAAIKLTPGIFAVYQLGVRRWRVAAVTVGTFLLSVVIGFLALPAASVEFWTRLAGGDSGINEGLFHYTNQSVVGNAVRLFGDGAETAALPFTALAGLIGLVAAVAWHRLGQVSLALSLVGFAALVASPISWSHHYVWVLPLGLVLFRSRRELPRLVLVTGILLVAYVTFAPFNALPYAQEETWGIGYRLLNTAGLLLALTFMISCLLVGVRKLRDRTAVSDVAVSSG